One stretch of Desulfomonile tiedjei DNA includes these proteins:
- a CDS encoding sulfite exporter TauE/SafE family protein gives MKWGRELYRMFVIASAAHAKWDYETSMNILRDKKKLYLLGLMLIPALLTGLACAADLPQFLGGYKAYQPAFYDPFIFVITILIGLCAGLITGCIGAGGGFIITPALMSVNVKGILAVGTDLFHIFAKAIMGTAVHKKLGNVSVSLAVAFLVGSGGGVVAGGMINRWLYEKDPVLSDLFISVVYVVLLGFLGFYSLFDFLKLRKAPGDVGAHHGESAHGDEAATGKVGLPAKLQAANIPPTITFDEDLVPGGKKIPALFVAICGAIVGFAAAIMGVGGGFLTFPMFVYILGVSSFTTVGTDILQIIFTAGFASIAQYAIYGFIFYTLAMGMLLGSLIGIQIGALTTKVVRGIYIRGFYALSILAGFVNRFFALPEKLNQMEIINISESLAKGLSFAGLVIFFVVIGIFALWVIGKFLGSTKILRGEV, from the coding sequence ATGAAATGGGGAAGAGAGCTATATCGGATGTTCGTGATCGCGTCGGCGGCCCATGCTAAATGGGACTATGAGACGTCCATGAACATACTGAGAGACAAGAAGAAGTTGTACCTACTGGGGCTCATGCTGATTCCCGCGTTGCTGACCGGACTCGCGTGCGCAGCAGACCTTCCCCAGTTTCTGGGCGGGTACAAAGCGTACCAGCCCGCCTTTTACGACCCATTCATCTTTGTGATCACCATACTCATCGGTCTGTGTGCAGGATTGATAACCGGCTGTATAGGAGCAGGAGGCGGTTTCATCATAACTCCGGCGCTCATGAGCGTGAATGTTAAAGGGATCTTGGCCGTCGGAACCGATCTCTTTCACATCTTCGCGAAAGCCATCATGGGCACCGCGGTCCACAAGAAACTGGGAAATGTCTCGGTTTCGCTGGCGGTTGCGTTCCTGGTCGGCTCCGGCGGCGGAGTGGTCGCTGGTGGAATGATAAACAGATGGTTGTATGAAAAGGACCCGGTGTTGAGTGACCTTTTCATCAGTGTAGTTTATGTTGTTTTGTTGGGTTTTTTGGGTTTCTACTCCCTCTTCGATTTCCTTAAGCTTCGGAAAGCCCCTGGAGACGTTGGGGCTCACCACGGAGAAAGTGCCCATGGAGACGAGGCCGCCACTGGGAAAGTCGGACTGCCGGCCAAGCTTCAGGCGGCAAATATTCCTCCCACAATAACTTTCGATGAAGACCTGGTACCCGGCGGTAAGAAGATCCCGGCGCTCTTTGTGGCCATTTGCGGAGCTATTGTAGGGTTTGCCGCAGCTATTATGGGTGTGGGCGGCGGATTCCTGACCTTCCCGATGTTTGTTTACATCTTGGGAGTTTCGTCCTTCACCACCGTTGGTACGGACATTCTCCAAATCATATTCACCGCAGGATTCGCCTCAATTGCCCAGTACGCGATTTACGGATTTATTTTTTACACCCTGGCAATGGGCATGCTCCTGGGCTCGCTTATTGGAATCCAGATCGGCGCGCTTACCACTAAAGTGGTCCGGGGCATTTACATTCGAGGATTCTACGCGCTGTCCATTCTCGCGGGGTTTGTTAACCGATTCTTTGCCCTTCCTGAAAAACTCAACCAGATGGAAATAATCAACATCTCAGAATCACTGGCTAAAGGACTGAGTTTCGCCGGCTTAGTGATCTTCTTCGTCGTAATCGGCATCTTCGCCCTGTGGGTCATAGGCAAGTTCCTCGGCAGCACAAAGATATTGAGAGGGGAGGTCTGA